Proteins encoded within one genomic window of Acidovorax sp. 107:
- a CDS encoding AraC family transcriptional regulator — translation MPPSVPTPAQASTPLDRLSPLLERFRVRAHLFHHGPLCGVTHFAAAPGRGFLHVLRRGEMVVTHQPQAGPPERLQVCEPSLLFYARPLEHFFHNAPTEGSDFTCAALDFDGGASHPLARALPPLVVLPLGAVDGLQQSLDLLFAETDRLRCGHRVLADRLFEVVLLQLLRWLLDHPQQAQMPPGLLTGLADPQLSRALTALHETPGDPWSLAQMAQQAGMSRSAFAARFKAVVGDTPADYLAHWRLTLAQAHLRAGRSLKSIAHELGYANPSALSRVFAQKLGMSARDWREAVDEGR, via the coding sequence ATGCCGCCAAGCGTTCCTACACCCGCGCAGGCCTCCACCCCGCTCGACCGGTTGTCGCCGCTGCTGGAGCGGTTTCGGGTGCGGGCGCACCTGTTCCACCACGGGCCGCTGTGTGGCGTGACGCACTTTGCGGCGGCGCCGGGCCGGGGCTTTTTACATGTGCTGCGCCGGGGCGAGATGGTGGTCACGCACCAGCCCCAGGCGGGCCCGCCCGAGCGGCTTCAGGTGTGCGAGCCCAGCCTGCTGTTCTATGCCCGGCCGCTGGAGCACTTCTTTCACAACGCGCCCACCGAGGGTTCGGACTTCACCTGCGCTGCGCTGGACTTTGATGGCGGCGCCAGCCACCCGCTGGCGCGCGCCCTGCCCCCGCTGGTGGTGCTGCCGCTGGGCGCGGTGGACGGGCTGCAGCAGTCGCTGGACTTGCTGTTTGCCGAAACCGACCGCCTGCGCTGCGGCCACCGCGTGCTGGCCGACCGTTTATTTGAAGTGGTGCTGCTGCAGCTGCTGCGCTGGCTGCTGGACCACCCGCAGCAGGCGCAGATGCCCCCTGGCTTGCTGACGGGCCTGGCCGACCCGCAACTCTCGCGCGCCCTCACGGCCCTGCACGAGACGCCCGGCGACCCATGGAGCCTGGCGCAGATGGCGCAGCAGGCGGGCATGTCGCGCAGCGCGTTTGCCGCACGCTTCAAGGCCGTGGTGGGGGACACGCCAGCCGACTACCTCGCGCACTGGCGGCTGACGCTGGCACAGGCCCACCTGCGCGCGGGCCGGTCGCTCAAGTCCATCGCCCACGAACTGGGCTATGCCAACCCCTCAGCGCTGTCGCGCGTGTTTGCGCAAAAGCTGGGGATGTCAGCGCGGGACTGGCGCGAGGCGGTGGACGAAGGGCGCTGA
- a CDS encoding carboxymuconolactone decarboxylase family protein, whose translation MSATSSSVARVPLVDRNAATGTVRAVLDQVHGAFGATPNMFRAVANSPAALQSMWGAFGALGGGVIGAALGEQIAVAVANRNACDYCLAAHTALGRKAGVSGEALAAAQSGESADPRTAAVLRFVLQLVNERGQVDAADVQALRDQGVNDEQIVEIVAHVALNLFTNYVNVALAVPVDFPGVKLRPAR comes from the coding sequence ATGTCCGCTACTTCTTCCTCCGTCGCCCGTGTCCCCCTCGTCGACCGCAACGCCGCCACGGGCACTGTGCGCGCCGTGCTCGACCAGGTCCACGGAGCCTTTGGCGCCACACCCAACATGTTCCGTGCCGTGGCCAATTCGCCCGCCGCGCTGCAAAGCATGTGGGGGGCGTTTGGCGCGCTGGGCGGCGGCGTGATCGGCGCCGCCCTGGGCGAGCAGATCGCCGTGGCCGTGGCCAACCGCAATGCCTGCGACTACTGCCTGGCCGCCCACACCGCACTGGGCCGCAAGGCGGGTGTGAGTGGCGAGGCGCTGGCCGCCGCGCAGTCGGGCGAGTCGGCCGACCCGCGCACGGCGGCCGTGCTGCGCTTTGTGCTGCAACTGGTCAACGAACGCGGCCAGGTCGATGCGGCCGATGTGCAGGCCCTGCGTGACCAGGGCGTGAACGACGAGCAGATCGTCGAGATCGTGGCCCACGTGGCGCTCAACCTTTTCACCAACTACGTGAACGTGGCGCTGGCCGTGCCGGTGGACTTCCCCGGCGTCAAGCTGCGCCCGGCGCGCTGA
- a CDS encoding pyridoxamine 5'-phosphate oxidase family protein produces the protein MTPAHDAHAIDTLPRLEALLGPLSDASVYKELPYVHPAYRAMIATSPFAVLATTGPGGLDASPRGDPAGFVQLLDDKTLLLPERRGNNRADSLRNIVADPRVALLFLIPGVGETLRVNGHARISVAPDLLARFVVNGQPPKCVIVVDVQAVYFQCARAIQRSRLWDAVPPGTARPVPTPGAILASITQGEFDGVTYDRELPARQQATLY, from the coding sequence ATGACCCCCGCCCACGACGCGCACGCCATCGACACCCTGCCACGTCTGGAGGCCCTGCTGGGCCCGCTGAGCGATGCGTCCGTCTACAAAGAACTGCCCTATGTGCACCCCGCTTACCGCGCCATGATCGCGACGTCGCCCTTCGCCGTGTTGGCCACCACCGGCCCCGGCGGGCTGGACGCCTCGCCGCGCGGCGACCCGGCCGGCTTTGTGCAACTGCTGGACGACAAGACCCTGCTGCTGCCCGAGCGCCGTGGCAACAACCGCGCCGACAGCCTGCGCAACATTGTGGCCGACCCGCGCGTGGCGCTGCTGTTCCTCATCCCCGGCGTGGGTGAGACGCTGCGCGTCAATGGCCACGCGCGCATCAGCGTCGCGCCCGACCTGCTGGCGCGGTTTGTGGTCAATGGCCAGCCCCCCAAATGTGTGATCGTGGTCGATGTGCAGGCGGTGTACTTCCAGTGCGCCCGCGCCATTCAGCGCTCGCGCCTGTGGGATGCCGTGCCGCCTGGCACCGCGCGCCCCGTGCCCACTCCGGGCGCCATTCTGGCGTCCATCACGCAGGGCGAGTTTGACGGTGTGACCTACGACCGCGAGCTGCCAGCGCGCCAGCAGGCCACGCTGTATTGA
- a CDS encoding sulfite exporter TauE/SafE family protein, whose product MDSVLLIVALGAVAAGFVQGLSGFGFGMVAMSFWAWTLEPRLAALLAVCGALTGQLVAAATVRRGFDRVRLLPFVLGGLVGIPIGVAVLPRLDMDAFKAILGTLLVLWCPAMLMAKQLPRITRGGRVADALVGMAGGVMGGLGGFTGVLPTLWCTLRGLDKDVQRAVIQNFNLAMLLVTFITYLATGLVTREALPLLAIVVPAMLVPVLLGARLYHGISDVRFRQIVLGMLTLSGVAMLVASLPKVLVRLA is encoded by the coding sequence ATGGATTCCGTGCTGTTGATCGTGGCCCTGGGCGCAGTGGCCGCCGGGTTTGTGCAGGGGCTGTCGGGTTTTGGTTTTGGCATGGTCGCCATGTCGTTCTGGGCCTGGACGCTGGAACCCCGCCTGGCCGCGCTGCTGGCGGTGTGCGGCGCGCTCACCGGCCAGCTGGTGGCGGCGGCCACGGTACGTCGGGGGTTTGACCGGGTGCGCCTGCTGCCCTTTGTGCTGGGTGGCCTGGTGGGCATCCCCATCGGGGTGGCTGTGTTGCCCCGGCTGGACATGGACGCGTTCAAGGCCATCCTGGGCACGCTGCTGGTGTTGTGGTGCCCGGCGATGCTGATGGCCAAGCAGTTGCCCCGCATCACGCGCGGCGGGCGCGTGGCCGACGCGCTGGTGGGCATGGCGGGCGGCGTGATGGGCGGGCTGGGCGGCTTCACCGGCGTGCTGCCCACGCTGTGGTGCACCTTGCGTGGCCTGGACAAGGACGTGCAGCGCGCCGTCATCCAGAACTTCAACCTGGCCATGCTGCTGGTGACCTTCATCACCTACCTGGCCACCGGCCTGGTCACCCGCGAGGCGCTGCCACTGCTGGCCATCGTGGTGCCCGCCATGCTGGTGCCTGTGCTGCTGGGTGCGCGTCTGTACCACGGTATCAGCGATGTGCGGTTCCGGCAGATCGTGCTGGGCATGTTGACCTTGTCGGGCGTAGCGATGCTGGTGGCCAGTCTGCCCAAGGTGCTGGTGCGGCTGGCGTAG
- a CDS encoding diguanylate cyclase domain-containing protein, which yields MEQKDDTTRPPGANDRLEAGAPRRRYRLATPLSLAIALGCIVAVAGLWLVTLQRVAFEREQAVASAMQSNANLAIAFEQQVFRTLKAAEQVAAFVREQYLQQGTDIDLRDWVERGVVREPMFTIISVVNDQGDIVSSSQETGAVNYSDRAFFKALRASDRDDLFVSEPVLGRVSGRWRIPMALRIVSEGGRFGGVVVMSVDPTNFTDFYRQADLGAQGLLELAGLDGVVRGRKAGGQTSFGADARGLPWFQHRTQDPEGELIDDAGAVDGVPRILSYRSMAGYPLMVTVGSASDEVLAPVMQRRVDYLVLAAAASVALLCFGALLIMVLARQRAVADALESSEGLFRATFHQAATGIAHITPEGRILRANDKFCRMLGYSLEELRQRDLFALSDEGEREALRRFLARRLVAHSPVFSPEMEKAYRRKDGGLLWVYEALGLVKDAQGHPDFLVVVTQDISARKELEMRLSHDALHDALTGLSNRVMFHDRLARVLETARRHGRHAAVLYVDLDGFKSVNDQWGHAAGDLLLQQVARRLEDCVRAEDTVARLGGDEFGIVLATIERADHCEVVASKVLLAMDQPFVLEGAVAHISASVGAALYPRHGADADALLAQADAAMYAAKQAGKNRFSIDTALSPLADGGVAGPLG from the coding sequence ATGGAGCAAAAAGATGACACCACGCGGCCACCGGGCGCGAACGACCGTCTTGAGGCCGGGGCGCCGCGTCGCCGCTATCGCCTCGCCACGCCGCTGAGCCTGGCGATTGCGCTGGGCTGCATCGTTGCCGTGGCGGGCTTGTGGCTGGTCACGCTGCAGCGCGTGGCGTTCGAGCGCGAGCAGGCTGTGGCCTCGGCCATGCAGTCCAACGCCAACCTGGCGATTGCCTTCGAGCAGCAGGTGTTCCGCACCCTCAAGGCGGCCGAGCAGGTGGCCGCCTTTGTGCGCGAGCAATACCTGCAGCAGGGCACCGACATCGACCTGCGCGACTGGGTGGAGCGGGGGGTGGTCCGCGAGCCCATGTTCACCATCATCAGCGTAGTCAACGACCAGGGCGACATCGTCAGCAGCAGCCAGGAGACCGGGGCCGTCAACTACAGCGACCGCGCCTTCTTCAAGGCACTGCGGGCCAGTGATCGCGATGACCTGTTTGTGAGCGAGCCCGTGCTGGGCCGTGTCTCGGGCCGGTGGCGCATTCCGATGGCGCTGCGCATCGTGAGCGAGGGGGGGCGCTTTGGCGGCGTGGTGGTGATGTCGGTGGACCCAACGAACTTCACCGACTTTTACCGCCAGGCCGACCTGGGCGCGCAGGGGCTGCTGGAACTGGCGGGGCTGGACGGTGTGGTGCGCGGCCGTAAGGCGGGGGGCCAAACCAGCTTTGGCGCCGATGCACGGGGCCTGCCCTGGTTTCAGCACCGCACGCAGGATCCCGAAGGCGAACTGATCGATGACGCAGGCGCGGTGGACGGTGTGCCGCGCATCCTCAGCTACCGCAGCATGGCGGGCTACCCGTTGATGGTGACGGTGGGTTCGGCCTCCGACGAGGTGCTGGCGCCGGTGATGCAGCGGCGCGTTGACTACCTGGTTCTGGCTGCGGCTGCCAGCGTGGCGCTGCTGTGTTTTGGCGCGCTGCTCATCATGGTGCTGGCGCGTCAGCGGGCCGTGGCCGATGCCCTGGAGTCCAGCGAAGGCTTGTTCCGCGCCACCTTCCACCAGGCAGCCACCGGCATTGCCCATATCACGCCGGAGGGCCGCATCCTGCGTGCCAACGACAAGTTCTGCCGCATGCTGGGCTATTCGCTGGAGGAGCTGCGCCAGCGCGACCTGTTTGCACTGAGCGACGAGGGCGAGCGCGAAGCCCTGCGCCGTTTCCTCGCGCGACGGTTGGTGGCCCACTCGCCCGTGTTCTCACCCGAAATGGAAAAGGCCTACCGGCGCAAGGATGGCGGCCTGTTGTGGGTGTATGAAGCGCTGGGCCTCGTCAAAGACGCCCAGGGTCACCCGGACTTTCTGGTGGTGGTGACGCAGGACATCAGCGCGCGCAAGGAGCTGGAGATGCGCCTGTCGCACGACGCGCTGCACGACGCGCTCACGGGCTTGTCCAACCGCGTGATGTTCCACGACCGCCTGGCGCGGGTGCTTGAAACGGCCCGGCGCCACGGGCGGCACGCCGCCGTTCTCTATGTGGATCTGGACGGGTTCAAGTCCGTCAACGACCAGTGGGGCCATGCGGCAGGCGACCTGTTGCTGCAGCAGGTGGCCCGGCGGCTGGAAGACTGCGTGCGCGCCGAAGACACGGTGGCGCGCCTGGGCGGGGACGAATTCGGCATCGTGCTGGCCACCATCGAGCGGGCAGACCACTGCGAGGTTGTGGCCAGCAAGGTGCTGTTGGCGATGGACCAGCCTTTTGTGCTGGAGGGGGCTGTTGCGCACATCTCGGCCAGTGTGGGTGCTGCGCTGTACCCACGCCATGGCGCCGATGCCGATGCACTGCTGGCCCAGGCCGATGCCGCGATGTATGCGGCCAAGCAGGCGGGCAAGAACCGGTTCAGCATCGACACCGCACTGAGCCCGCTGGCCGATGGGGGTGTCGCAGGTCCGTTGGGCTGA